One genomic region from Arenicella chitinivorans encodes:
- the cpaB gene encoding Flp pilus assembly protein CpaB has product MKDFLKSWGLLLAALLVGALAFFAATSYLSDAEENLKRSLAGTGGDLVDIVVANADLPAGTTVSAENLAVAQVSAMNLSAAVITPDMFEDVDGSLLKFPMSSGEPLLTHFLEGVLIERFSELLEDGQRAVTLEVDNLTSNAGLLSVGDHVDIFLSGEFAESDDGNEEVLVPLFQNIRVLAVDRNPLLTKEQPYRGQDYLDEENIFDFGSVTLALKADDADNLAFAASRGEIVFLLRGANDNQMRNWSVVDTASVIESGASGPKRTYTFFGRSNRDATGIKPEVRTIMSTAAKASSGRKYTKSVLKGDAAVEEAKTSIESAPQVVDESESTEPQNEPVSPEENNKAAGNEE; this is encoded by the coding sequence ATGAAAGATTTTTTGAAGAGTTGGGGCCTGCTCCTAGCAGCGCTCCTTGTTGGTGCGTTGGCATTTTTTGCGGCCACGAGCTACCTGTCTGATGCTGAGGAAAACCTCAAAAGAAGCTTAGCCGGAACCGGCGGTGATTTAGTCGACATTGTGGTTGCGAATGCCGATCTGCCTGCTGGAACCACCGTCAGCGCCGAGAATTTGGCTGTGGCGCAAGTGTCCGCAATGAATCTATCCGCGGCAGTGATCACTCCAGATATGTTTGAGGATGTCGACGGCAGTCTGTTGAAATTTCCGATGTCGAGTGGCGAACCGCTATTAACGCATTTTCTGGAAGGTGTGTTGATTGAGCGTTTTTCAGAGTTGCTTGAAGATGGTCAGCGTGCGGTCACGCTCGAGGTTGATAATCTCACGAGTAATGCCGGACTATTGTCTGTTGGGGATCATGTCGATATTTTTCTTTCTGGCGAATTTGCCGAGTCTGACGATGGCAATGAAGAAGTGTTGGTACCGCTTTTTCAAAACATCCGTGTATTGGCTGTGGATCGAAATCCCTTACTCACTAAGGAGCAGCCGTATCGAGGCCAAGACTACTTGGACGAAGAGAATATCTTCGATTTTGGTTCTGTAACATTGGCGCTGAAAGCAGACGACGCAGATAACCTCGCTTTTGCAGCAAGTCGCGGTGAAATAGTGTTCTTATTGCGCGGCGCTAATGACAATCAAATGCGCAATTGGAGTGTTGTTGACACCGCCAGTGTCATAGAAAGCGGAGCTTCTGGGCCTAAGCGAACTTACACGTTCTTCGGGCGCTCTAATCGTGATGCGACTGGTATCAAGCCTGAAGTGCGAACCATTATGAGTACTGCAGCGAAAGCTAGTTCTGGCCGGAAGTATACCAAAAGCGTACTGAAGGGAGACGCAGCTGTGGAAGAAGCTAAAACCAGTATTGAATCAGCACCACAAGTGGTCGATGAGAGTGAATCAACTGAGCCACAAAATGAACCGGTCTCACCTGAAGAAAACAACAAAGCCGCCGGCAATGAAGAATAG
- the rimI gene encoding ribosomal protein S18-alanine N-acetyltransferase produces the protein MSSALQQMILDQGIELRDMQDADLAAVLQIEQAAQMSPWGRLSFEEALTSDYVCRVLCCQRQVLAYHICSSVLDEVQILNVVVAPTAQGVGLGHRLLHDVLELAAARACNTLFLEVRLSNQKAQNLYRQWQFEQIAVRKHYYSTPHGDREDALIFVRRIVD, from the coding sequence ATGTCTTCCGCGTTACAGCAGATGATTCTGGATCAGGGCATCGAGCTGCGCGATATGCAGGATGCTGACCTGGCTGCCGTGTTACAGATTGAGCAAGCTGCGCAAATGAGTCCCTGGGGTCGTCTGTCTTTTGAGGAAGCCCTCACCAGTGACTACGTGTGCCGGGTGCTGTGCTGCCAACGGCAGGTGTTGGCTTATCATATTTGCAGCAGCGTGCTAGATGAAGTGCAGATTCTCAATGTCGTTGTCGCGCCGACGGCGCAAGGTGTTGGTTTGGGGCACCGGCTATTACACGATGTACTCGAGCTGGCTGCTGCGAGGGCGTGCAACACGCTCTTTCTCGAGGTGCGACTCAGTAATCAAAAGGCACAGAATCTATATCGGCAGTGGCAATTCGAGCAGATCGCGGTGCGCAAACACTATTACTCGACGCCGCACGGTGATCGAGAGGATGCGCTGATTTTCGTTCGGCGGATCGTCGATTAA
- a CDS encoding uracil-DNA glycosylase, producing MTSELLNQLHVQAWRLRAKPEIQVVSAPPETVEPEGIPVPSTETQAVQEVPALDDDAQVGAIESEPFVAALGGHQVPVLAPVMVASEPALTAPEMREEPEHVIPDISEPLVSDPVAVADWTTLQSMINTGLLCPSCNTNNAVMGDGSQQAQWLFVFDSPTTTDLREGQICNGRAGGLYDALLSACGMARTSVYTTTVFKCAPTDDLSLSPACHAILRRQIELIAPKVVVAFGEFAAQSVLKANEPLDALRKQTQTCFSTGVRVVPTYSPLQMLEHNELKAEVWRDLSTALRWYRQLP from the coding sequence ATGACGTCCGAGCTGCTCAATCAACTGCATGTGCAAGCGTGGCGCCTACGTGCTAAGCCAGAGATTCAGGTTGTCTCTGCACCGCCCGAAACCGTTGAGCCTGAAGGCATACCAGTTCCTAGCACGGAAACACAAGCTGTCCAGGAGGTGCCCGCACTGGACGATGATGCGCAGGTTGGAGCCATTGAATCTGAGCCGTTTGTGGCAGCGCTGGGGGGGCACCAGGTTCCGGTTTTGGCTCCGGTTATGGTGGCTTCGGAGCCAGCGTTAACGGCACCTGAAATGCGCGAAGAGCCGGAACATGTCATTCCCGATATCTCAGAACCGTTGGTCTCCGATCCGGTTGCGGTCGCAGACTGGACCACATTGCAGTCCATGATCAATACCGGGCTCCTATGCCCGAGTTGTAATACCAATAACGCTGTAATGGGCGACGGCAGTCAGCAAGCACAGTGGCTATTTGTATTTGACTCACCAACCACGACGGATCTGCGAGAAGGCCAGATTTGTAATGGTCGGGCTGGGGGCTTATATGACGCACTGTTGTCCGCTTGTGGGATGGCGCGGACCAGCGTGTACACGACCACGGTGTTCAAATGCGCACCGACGGACGATCTAAGTCTGTCGCCAGCATGCCATGCCATATTACGTAGACAGATTGAGTTGATTGCGCCGAAGGTGGTGGTGGCATTCGGTGAGTTTGCTGCACAGTCGGTGCTCAAGGCCAACGAACCCTTGGATGCTCTTCGTAAACAGACTCAGACTTGCTTCTCGACCGGGGTTCGAGTGGTACCGACGTACAGCCCATTGCAGATGCTGGAGCACAATGAATTGAAAGCTGAGGTGTGGCGCGATTTGTCGACAGCGTTACGCTGGTATCGTCAGCTTCCGTAA
- a CDS encoding pilus assembly protein — MNNVVLNAKKRQRGQGMTEYIIIVALIAIAAIGVYSNFGKAIRGQMSGMTQELGGESADMTEVNKAVTKNKANAKANNNLSNYNQSATNGVK, encoded by the coding sequence ATGAATAATGTAGTTCTTAACGCGAAAAAACGTCAACGCGGCCAAGGCATGACCGAGTACATCATCATCGTAGCGTTGATCGCGATTGCAGCGATTGGTGTTTACAGTAACTTTGGTAAAGCTATCCGTGGCCAAATGTCAGGCATGACACAAGAGCTCGGTGGTGAGTCTGCTGACATGACTGAAGTCAACAAGGCTGTAACTAAGAACAAAGCCAACGCGAAAGCAAACAACAACTTGAGCAACTACAATCAAAGCGCCACCAACGGTGTGAAGTAG
- the rnhA gene encoding ribonuclease HI produces MTKQVEIYTDGACRGNPGPGGWGALLIYGDHRKELCGGEAATTNNRMELTAAIKALQSLKRPCDLVVYTDSQYVRKGILEWIQNWKVRGWKTAAKKPVKNADLWQALDDEVNRHNVTWVWVKGHAGNAGNEAADALANRGIDELE; encoded by the coding sequence GTGACTAAACAAGTAGAGATATATACCGACGGCGCATGCCGGGGAAATCCCGGGCCCGGTGGATGGGGCGCCCTATTGATATATGGTGACCACCGTAAAGAATTATGTGGTGGAGAAGCGGCAACGACCAACAACCGCATGGAGCTGACTGCGGCCATCAAAGCACTACAGTCCTTAAAGCGTCCGTGCGATCTCGTGGTGTATACCGATTCGCAGTACGTGCGTAAAGGCATTTTAGAGTGGATTCAGAACTGGAAGGTGCGAGGTTGGAAGACTGCGGCTAAGAAACCCGTAAAGAATGCGGACCTCTGGCAAGCGCTGGACGATGAGGTGAATCGCCACAACGTGACCTGGGTTTGGGTGAAAGGTCATGCGGGTAACGCGGGTAATGAAGCCGCAGATGCCTTGGCTAATCGCGGGATCGACGAATTGGAGTAG
- a CDS encoding Tad domain-containing protein, translating to MYRFNSRKQQGGYATVLGVILMTTMALSIFSLYDVGQVTTHKMRGQNASDAAAYSVATFVSRDLNFIATTNRAMVANQVAIGQMVGLSSYGHMIERTASNIDIIGDIAQFIPYVGPVIKRITALLEDAAEAMESAFDKAAKAIIPMNELILGFLSVSQTMFHNGMLISSQQVHNKVAKDNDPDIESSVVVGAYTVANFISEHNKTLERNTAPSVRGGGRKNPLHLKRYGEFEQVVKGSQDKFLNTRYTRYIAGTVRGLGGNDFRRRAIRNKYVWEWTAMDTMRVRVGPCWFGCLLSAPLGWGAGHALNSGSYYNYRRDTRRWGGAWRNSSAAWWARRTDSRNNLRRTRSIRPFYDLEEDGLRETGPAMVSILKKPVEPVRTWKEASKDIPSYNLQERYDVAKDGGIAKDQMLSISKAEPYFSRPRDLWRRRDNNLEYGNLYNPFWQPRLVETSSTERVAVMAAAAGINL from the coding sequence ATGTACAGATTTAATTCTCGAAAACAGCAAGGCGGTTACGCTACTGTACTAGGCGTCATCCTGATGACGACCATGGCGTTGTCCATATTTTCTCTGTACGACGTCGGCCAGGTGACGACGCATAAAATGCGTGGCCAAAATGCCTCCGACGCCGCCGCTTACAGTGTGGCAACCTTTGTGTCTCGTGATCTAAATTTCATCGCGACGACTAATCGTGCGATGGTCGCTAACCAGGTCGCTATTGGTCAAATGGTCGGTTTGAGTTCGTACGGTCACATGATTGAAAGAACTGCGTCAAACATTGACATTATTGGTGATATTGCTCAGTTTATCCCCTATGTCGGGCCAGTGATTAAACGTATTACCGCATTGCTAGAAGATGCGGCTGAAGCCATGGAGAGTGCGTTTGACAAGGCTGCTAAGGCGATTATCCCTATGAACGAGCTTATCTTAGGCTTTTTAAGCGTTTCACAGACCATGTTCCACAATGGGATGTTAATTTCGAGTCAGCAGGTACACAACAAGGTGGCAAAGGATAACGACCCGGATATTGAATCTTCTGTGGTCGTGGGGGCTTACACTGTTGCTAACTTTATTTCTGAGCACAATAAAACGCTTGAACGTAACACTGCGCCAAGTGTGCGCGGTGGTGGTAGAAAAAATCCCTTGCACTTAAAGCGGTATGGGGAATTTGAACAAGTCGTAAAAGGCTCTCAGGACAAGTTTTTAAACACCCGTTACACGCGTTATATCGCTGGCACGGTGCGTGGCCTTGGTGGCAATGATTTTCGTCGTCGGGCGATACGTAACAAATACGTATGGGAGTGGACAGCTATGGACACCATGCGGGTTCGAGTCGGGCCCTGCTGGTTTGGGTGTCTGTTGAGTGCACCGCTCGGTTGGGGGGCGGGACATGCACTGAATTCAGGGTCCTATTACAATTATCGACGAGATACGCGCCGCTGGGGCGGTGCATGGAGAAACAGTTCTGCCGCATGGTGGGCGCGACGAACGGACTCGCGTAACAACCTTCGCCGGACTCGAAGTATTCGTCCTTTTTACGATCTTGAAGAGGATGGGCTGCGGGAAACTGGGCCGGCCATGGTTTCTATACTGAAAAAACCGGTTGAGCCTGTTCGCACTTGGAAAGAGGCTTCTAAAGATATTCCGAGTTATAACCTGCAGGAAAGGTATGACGTTGCCAAAGACGGTGGTATTGCAAAAGACCAGATGTTGAGTATTAGTAAGGCTGAGCCTTACTTTTCTAGGCCAAGGGATCTTTGGCGTCGCAGGGACAACAACCTGGAGTACGGGAACTTGTATAACCCTTTTTGGCAACCACGATTAGTTGAGACCTCATCGACAGAGAGAGTAGCCGTTATGGCGGCCGCCGCGGGGATCAACTTATGA
- a CDS encoding pentapeptide repeat-containing protein, with translation MVDVRQIKKLSGYDLSGFSLTGSDLAGANLSQAILRGANLAGADLSGADLSQADLTGADLSGADLYQAKLMGARLNGANLSHCDATSARFDDAAMSGANLECSNLSEASFSKAHLNAADFTDCDLSQADFTGAQMSGAVFLRCNLNRAKLDHSKLFGARLIDAKLNNASLRHVELGSAKLRGAQMENADLMNGNLFNTDFSNANLLFTNFETANLRSSVLSGAIIRHARMEGANMANSRLTRADFSQASLEESNLRSARVSGSLFVRTNVKAANLMATGLSKEFALAEFPDLEFSNLTTWDSELHRQRHVSQAQSERLAREVKKRGFFSRIFSR, from the coding sequence ATGGTAGATGTCAGGCAAATCAAGAAGCTCTCAGGATATGATCTCTCCGGTTTTAGTTTGACTGGCAGTGACCTTGCTGGCGCGAATTTGTCACAAGCAATCCTGCGTGGTGCTAATTTGGCTGGTGCGGACCTTTCGGGTGCCGACCTGTCACAAGCTGATTTGACCGGTGCCGACCTTTCTGGAGCGGATTTGTATCAGGCTAAGCTAATGGGTGCGCGGCTTAATGGCGCGAACCTGAGCCATTGTGACGCGACTTCGGCACGGTTTGACGACGCGGCCATGTCCGGTGCGAACCTTGAGTGTTCAAACTTAAGTGAAGCGAGTTTTAGTAAAGCGCATTTGAATGCGGCCGATTTTACTGATTGTGATCTCAGTCAGGCTGACTTTACCGGTGCGCAAATGTCCGGTGCAGTTTTTTTGCGCTGTAACCTGAATCGAGCCAAGCTTGATCACAGCAAGCTATTTGGTGCCCGTCTTATTGATGCAAAACTCAATAACGCGAGTTTGCGTCACGTCGAGCTGGGTTCAGCGAAGCTGCGTGGCGCGCAGATGGAGAATGCGGATTTGATGAATGGGAATTTGTTTAACACAGATTTTTCCAATGCCAATCTTTTGTTTACGAATTTTGAAACGGCAAATTTACGCTCATCTGTTTTGAGCGGCGCTATTATCAGACACGCACGAATGGAAGGCGCCAATATGGCCAATAGTCGTCTCACACGTGCTGATTTTTCCCAGGCCTCGCTAGAGGAAAGCAATTTACGTTCGGCGCGCGTTTCGGGCAGTTTGTTCGTTCGCACCAATGTCAAGGCGGCAAATTTGATGGCGACGGGCCTGAGTAAAGAATTTGCACTGGCAGAATTTCCAGACTTGGAGTTTTCCAATCTCACAACCTGGGACTCCGAGTTGCACCGTCAGCGCCATGTCTCTCAGGCGCAGAGCGAGCGACTGGCGCGTGAAGTAAAAAAACGCGGATTCTTTTCACGCATATTTAGTCGTTAG
- a CDS encoding LysM peptidoglycan-binding domain-containing protein encodes MNFKLLVTLLLLALVSACGHLDSDRATPNPDAKTTSNLPPLDDGDSGDDTDKIVLSDAELEAADAAPSTDGAAHGDLFDRMRAGFAMPELDSKYVREYERWDATHPTYLKNLFVRATPFLYHIVEEIEKRGLPMELALLPAVESAYKPEAVSRSRAGGLWQFVPATGREFGLHDTWWYDGRRDAIASTRAALDYLEQLNRMFEGDWFLTLAAYNAGPGTVRRAIKRHRPQHKAVYKNLNLRSETRRYVPKLLALRNIVQNPKKYKVSLPKIASKPYFEVLELPGQIDLNHFAEQTQIDRDLLRHLNAGFKRWATAPDGPHRILVPIGDGDMITRAETAIASAPAIRFQNHRVRRGDTLSGIARQYGVSVASLRKANHLKNNMIRADRDLVVPVRGELAALSTASSQTELVHQVQRGDTLWSIARRYNVQIRELLDWNNFARNQILQLNQTILIRPSLN; translated from the coding sequence ATGAATTTTAAACTGCTTGTTACGTTATTATTGCTCGCGCTGGTTTCCGCCTGCGGGCACCTCGATTCCGATCGAGCCACACCAAATCCAGACGCCAAGACCACCTCAAACCTGCCACCGCTTGACGACGGTGACAGTGGCGATGACACAGATAAAATTGTGCTCTCCGATGCCGAGCTGGAAGCCGCCGACGCTGCCCCGAGCACCGACGGCGCTGCGCACGGCGATCTATTTGATCGCATGCGTGCGGGATTCGCGATGCCTGAGCTGGATTCAAAGTATGTGCGCGAATATGAGCGTTGGGACGCGACGCACCCAACCTATCTGAAAAACCTTTTCGTACGCGCAACACCGTTTCTGTATCACATCGTTGAAGAAATCGAAAAACGCGGTCTGCCGATGGAGTTAGCATTATTGCCTGCGGTCGAAAGCGCGTATAAACCCGAGGCGGTCAGTCGCTCACGGGCTGGTGGCTTATGGCAGTTTGTGCCGGCGACTGGCCGTGAATTCGGCCTGCACGATACTTGGTGGTACGACGGCCGTCGTGACGCCATTGCCTCGACCAGGGCCGCACTCGATTATCTCGAACAGCTCAACAGAATGTTTGAGGGCGATTGGTTCTTAACGCTTGCTGCCTATAATGCCGGGCCTGGCACCGTCCGGCGAGCGATCAAACGTCACCGACCACAACACAAAGCGGTGTACAAAAACCTAAATCTCCGATCTGAAACTCGGCGTTACGTACCCAAATTATTGGCCTTGCGCAATATTGTTCAGAATCCGAAAAAATATAAAGTCTCCCTGCCAAAAATCGCCAGCAAGCCCTATTTCGAAGTATTAGAGTTACCGGGACAGATCGACTTAAACCATTTTGCGGAACAAACACAGATCGACCGCGACCTGTTGCGTCACCTCAACGCTGGTTTCAAGCGCTGGGCCACGGCACCTGACGGACCGCATCGCATCTTGGTGCCGATCGGCGATGGTGACATGATTACACGCGCTGAAACCGCAATTGCATCCGCGCCGGCGATCCGCTTCCAAAATCATCGGGTTCGTCGCGGCGACACGCTCAGCGGCATTGCACGTCAGTACGGCGTTAGCGTGGCATCACTGCGTAAGGCGAACCACCTCAAAAACAATATGATCCGTGCTGACCGCGACTTGGTTGTGCCGGTGCGTGGCGAGCTTGCCGCACTCAGCACTGCCAGTTCGCAGACCGAGCTAGTACACCAAGTGCAACGTGGCGACACACTGTGGTCGATCGCACGCCGCTATAATGTCCAAATTCGTGAGCTGTTAGATTGGAATAATTTTGCGCGCAATCAGATTCTACAATTGAATCAAACCATCTTGATTCGACCGAGCTTGAATTAA
- a CDS encoding OmpA family protein, producing MLIFLKRVLTQALVVTSFTISTVGWAASDILVGIYPGLSEYSTLEESFFAYPVAVTPIDDDGVLTPKIIKGKLAHSVFVGSDQDNTLEVYQSFYDALSNGGFELVFTCSNSECGGDLVYELVGKSSIASAYAEVRQSGPVNTDFHYLVARQKQADNPAWLSYFIYKYRGNKLYLAQDVVTPKAIATKQVDIKIAFDEIDQSGRVILDGLYFATDSDALQPTSSPALKDISAYLKRHPKRQFFVVGHTDSQGSFSHNQSLSERRANAVVSALVTDYGVPSTMLAARGVGPLSPKASNLSEAGRSHNRRVELVPAN from the coding sequence ATGTTGATCTTCTTAAAGCGCGTGTTGACGCAGGCACTCGTTGTAACAAGTTTCACAATTTCTACTGTTGGTTGGGCGGCTAGTGACATTCTGGTCGGTATTTATCCAGGGCTGAGTGAGTACTCCACCCTAGAGGAATCGTTTTTCGCTTACCCGGTCGCGGTGACTCCTATTGATGATGATGGTGTGCTGACGCCTAAAATTATCAAAGGTAAGCTGGCGCACTCGGTTTTTGTTGGTTCTGATCAGGATAATACGCTCGAGGTGTATCAAAGTTTTTATGATGCGCTTTCCAATGGTGGTTTTGAATTGGTGTTTACCTGCTCCAATTCGGAATGCGGCGGTGATTTGGTGTACGAACTTGTCGGTAAGTCTTCGATTGCATCCGCTTACGCCGAAGTGCGACAGTCAGGACCGGTCAATACTGATTTTCACTATCTTGTGGCTCGTCAAAAGCAGGCAGATAACCCCGCTTGGCTAAGTTATTTTATCTACAAGTACCGCGGTAACAAGCTGTACCTCGCACAAGATGTCGTCACGCCTAAGGCAATCGCAACCAAACAGGTCGACATCAAAATCGCATTTGATGAAATTGATCAATCTGGTCGAGTCATCCTTGATGGCTTGTATTTTGCAACCGACAGTGATGCTTTGCAGCCCACATCTAGCCCGGCATTGAAAGATATTTCAGCGTATCTGAAGCGCCACCCAAAACGTCAGTTTTTTGTGGTTGGTCACACAGACAGTCAAGGTAGTTTCTCACATAACCAATCTTTGTCTGAACGGCGAGCAAACGCAGTGGTTTCCGCATTGGTGACTGACTATGGGGTTCCCTCGACGATGTTAGCGGCGCGTGGCGTAGGCCCACTGTCTCCTAAAGCGAGCAACCTTTCTGAAGCGGGAAGATCGCATAATCGGCGTGTTGAGCTGGTGCCAGCAAACTAA
- a CDS encoding class I SAM-dependent methyltransferase — protein sequence MTTVQHNEQSINNWRHSDYASHYFAIEQPFLKAGLKQAVGPKALQIGTQIDQHLIDELDLPYIVRTTQYAQQSADLISDPAFLPFAPNSFAMVILPHVLERHTIPHQVLREAHRVLMSEGHIVITGFNPTSLLGVQRFLRPKAVMQGRYYTVKRVTDWLQLLGFEVVASSMFQYAPLSRRASVVRSLRFMESVGDRWLPMFGGGYMITAKKRDAGMNLVGRLRFRSPKPKLVSAVRASAPRSSKHS from the coding sequence ATGACAACAGTGCAACACAACGAGCAGTCTATTAACAACTGGCGGCACAGCGACTACGCGAGCCATTATTTTGCTATTGAGCAACCGTTTCTAAAGGCGGGCCTCAAGCAGGCTGTTGGGCCAAAAGCGTTGCAAATTGGGACTCAGATCGATCAACACCTGATCGATGAGTTAGACCTGCCGTATATCGTACGCACGACACAATACGCGCAACAGTCCGCGGACCTTATCTCGGATCCGGCCTTTCTCCCATTTGCACCTAATTCCTTCGCGATGGTGATACTGCCGCATGTGCTTGAGCGCCACACGATTCCGCATCAGGTGTTGCGGGAAGCGCATCGGGTCTTGATGTCTGAGGGGCATATTGTTATTACCGGGTTTAACCCCACCAGCTTGCTCGGGGTTCAGCGTTTTCTTCGCCCGAAAGCGGTAATGCAAGGGCGCTACTACACCGTAAAACGCGTGACTGACTGGTTGCAATTGCTGGGATTTGAGGTGGTCGCAAGTTCGATGTTTCAGTATGCGCCGTTATCGCGGCGAGCTAGCGTGGTGAGGTCGCTGCGATTTATGGAGTCCGTCGGCGATCGCTGGTTGCCGATGTTCGGCGGGGGCTATATGATCACCGCCAAGAAACGAGATGCTGGTATGAACTTGGTGGGGCGTCTGCGATTTCGCTCCCCAAAACCCAAACTGGTATCCGCGGTCAGAGCCTCTGCGCCGCGCAGTAGTAAGCATTCATAG
- the dnaQ gene encoding DNA polymerase III subunit epsilon: protein MSEYDRQIVLDTETTGLEHRQGHRIIEIGCVELINRKLTGNNFHQYLNPRRAIDQGAIEVHGITNEFLADKPYFEDVAESLVNYLRGAELIIHNAAFDVGFLDAELLLVDEKGPRIEEFCGVHDTLIQARKMFPGQRNDLDSLCRRYEINNSHRELHGALLDAEILADVYLAMTGGQASLSLDSGTGRESALQGSQASVNFATLSLPLVQPSNQELQDHVEWLARLDDKVEGQCVWTRLNAKHEPAQ from the coding sequence ATGAGTGAGTATGACCGTCAAATAGTGTTGGATACCGAGACCACAGGTCTCGAACACCGGCAAGGCCATCGTATTATCGAAATCGGATGCGTTGAGCTGATTAACCGCAAGCTGACTGGGAATAATTTTCACCAGTACCTAAACCCTAGACGTGCGATCGATCAAGGCGCGATCGAGGTGCATGGAATCACCAATGAGTTTCTCGCCGATAAGCCGTATTTCGAGGACGTGGCCGAAAGCTTGGTAAATTACTTGCGCGGTGCAGAGTTAATTATTCATAACGCCGCATTTGACGTGGGCTTCTTGGATGCTGAGCTACTATTAGTCGATGAAAAAGGCCCTCGTATTGAGGAGTTTTGCGGCGTGCACGACACCCTAATTCAAGCGCGTAAAATGTTTCCAGGACAACGCAATGACTTAGATTCTTTATGTCGTCGATATGAGATAAACAACAGTCATCGTGAGTTGCACGGCGCATTGCTTGACGCTGAGATTCTGGCCGATGTGTATTTGGCAATGACTGGTGGGCAAGCCAGTTTGTCGCTGGACAGCGGAACGGGACGTGAAAGCGCGCTGCAAGGCAGTCAAGCCAGTGTGAACTTTGCGACTTTATCATTGCCGTTGGTCCAACCGAGTAACCAAGAGTTACAAGATCATGTAGAATGGCTTGCTCGCCTTGATGACAAGGTAGAGGGGCAGTGTGTTTGGACTCGACTGAATGCCAAGCACGAGCCTGCACAGTAG